In Synechococcus sp. RS9909, one genomic interval encodes:
- the murC gene encoding UDP-N-acetylmuramate--L-alanine ligase, whose product MARLLSRQQPIHFIGIGGIGMSALALILAERGFSISGSEPRHSAIVQQLMARGITVMDAQVASSIDRLVAGSASPPLVVVSTAIPESNPELVEARARGLSIWHRSDILAALIAEQPAIAVAGSHGKTTTSTVITTLLAAAGEDPTAVIGGVVPCYGSNGHAGSGRYLVAEADESDGSLVKFQAELGVLTNLELDHTDHYSGLDDLVATLQRFASGCERLLANQDDPILRDHFQATAWWSVQRCEGVDFAALPVRLDGDRTVADFYEDGGLVGRITLPLPGLHNLSNVTGALAACRLAGVEFSRLQRGLEQLQAPGRRFDFRGDWQGRQIVDDYAHHPSEVSATLTMARLMVSSGRSPLPRQPQRLTVVFQPHRYSRTQEFLDQFAAALTVADLVLLAPVYSAGEAPIAEVSSHALAGSMRHLAPEQAVLVADSMDELTVLVQEHSRPDDLVLAMGAGDVNSLWKRLTDDSVSSPQPQHSPLAA is encoded by the coding sequence TTGGCCCGTTTGCTCAGCCGCCAGCAGCCCATTCATTTCATCGGCATCGGCGGTATCGGCATGTCGGCCCTCGCCCTGATCCTGGCGGAACGGGGCTTCAGCATCAGCGGCTCGGAGCCGCGCCACTCGGCCATCGTGCAACAGCTCATGGCGCGTGGCATCACCGTGATGGATGCCCAGGTGGCCAGCAGCATCGACCGACTCGTCGCGGGTTCGGCTTCCCCGCCTCTGGTGGTGGTCAGCACCGCCATCCCAGAATCCAATCCCGAATTGGTTGAAGCGCGGGCCCGGGGGCTCAGCATCTGGCATCGCTCCGACATCCTCGCTGCCCTGATTGCGGAACAACCGGCCATCGCCGTAGCGGGCAGTCACGGCAAAACCACCACCAGCACCGTGATCACAACGTTGCTGGCCGCTGCGGGAGAAGATCCCACCGCCGTGATCGGTGGCGTGGTGCCCTGCTACGGCAGCAATGGTCATGCCGGCAGCGGCCGCTACCTGGTGGCTGAAGCGGACGAGTCGGATGGGTCCCTGGTGAAATTCCAGGCCGAGCTCGGCGTGCTCACCAACCTGGAGCTCGATCACACCGATCACTACAGCGGCCTCGATGACCTCGTGGCCACGCTGCAGCGCTTCGCCTCCGGCTGCGAGCGGCTGCTGGCCAATCAGGACGACCCGATCCTGCGGGACCATTTCCAGGCGACCGCCTGGTGGTCGGTGCAGCGCTGCGAAGGTGTTGACTTCGCGGCCCTCCCGGTGCGCCTCGATGGCGATCGCACCGTCGCCGACTTCTATGAAGATGGTGGGCTGGTGGGCCGCATCACCCTGCCCCTGCCGGGCCTGCACAACCTCAGCAACGTGACAGGCGCCCTTGCCGCCTGCCGTCTGGCTGGGGTGGAATTCAGCCGACTGCAACGCGGTCTGGAGCAGTTGCAGGCACCCGGTCGCCGGTTCGATTTCCGCGGTGACTGGCAAGGGCGTCAGATCGTGGATGATTACGCCCACCACCCCAGCGAAGTGAGTGCCACCCTCACCATGGCGCGATTGATGGTGAGCAGTGGCCGCAGCCCCCTGCCCCGCCAGCCCCAACGGCTCACCGTGGTGTTCCAACCCCACCGCTACAGCCGCACCCAGGAATTCCTGGATCAGTTCGCCGCCGCTCTCACCGTGGCCGACCTGGTGTTGCTGGCACCCGTCTACAGCGCCGGTGAAGCACCGATCGCCGAAGTCAGCAGCCATGCCCTCGCAGGCTCCATGCGCCATCTGGCGCCGGAACAAGCCGTGCTTGTGGCCGACAGCATGGACGAGCTGACCGTTCTGGTGCAGGAGCACAGTCGCCCGGATGATCTGGTGCTGGCCATGGGTGCCGGTGATGTGAACAGCCTGTGGAAACGACTGACCGACGACAGCGTTTCCTCGCCCCAGCCCCAGCATTCCCCGTTAGCGGCCTGA
- the thiL gene encoding thiamine-phosphate kinase → MALPETAAVTECLRDLGEAELIRRLARFAPPGQFDDDTAAVQGGNDTLLINTDLLVEGVHFSDTTTSPQDVGWRAAGANLSDLAASGVTEPVGITVGLVAPAHTPWRWAEGVYEGLSAALSRHGGSLLGGDCTTGQQRMLAITALGHCGPLRLHRNQAQAGDWLVVSGPHGLSRLGLALLRGEVDPLHHSINRRLHEAAILQHQRPQPRFAALRDLLDCKPLDLPWRAAGTDSSDGLLRAVQDLCHSSGCSAELDPTALPLAPGWPPQLNRESWCLNGGEDFELVLSLPPEWATPWIAQAPGRQRIGRITSNANAGIHWSDGRGNVSASGEFQHFQD, encoded by the coding sequence ATGGCCCTGCCTGAGACCGCAGCCGTGACGGAATGCCTGCGCGACCTGGGAGAAGCGGAGCTGATCCGCCGCCTGGCGCGCTTTGCCCCTCCAGGCCAGTTCGATGACGACACGGCAGCCGTGCAAGGCGGCAACGACACCCTGCTGATCAACACCGATCTGCTGGTGGAGGGTGTTCACTTCAGCGACACCACCACCAGCCCCCAGGATGTGGGTTGGCGGGCTGCCGGCGCCAACCTCTCCGATCTGGCTGCCAGCGGCGTCACCGAACCCGTGGGGATCACCGTGGGCCTGGTGGCACCAGCCCACACGCCCTGGCGCTGGGCGGAAGGGGTCTATGAAGGACTCAGCGCAGCCCTGAGCCGCCATGGCGGCTCCTTACTAGGGGGCGACTGCACGACAGGGCAACAGCGCATGCTCGCGATCACCGCCCTGGGCCACTGCGGACCCCTGCGACTGCATCGCAACCAGGCGCAGGCCGGAGACTGGCTCGTGGTGAGTGGCCCCCATGGGCTCAGCCGGCTGGGGCTCGCCCTGTTGCGCGGGGAGGTCGACCCTCTCCACCACTCGATCAATCGCCGTCTCCATGAAGCGGCGATCCTGCAGCATCAACGACCTCAACCACGCTTTGCCGCACTCCGCGACCTCCTGGACTGCAAGCCGTTGGATCTGCCCTGGCGCGCAGCTGGCACCGACAGCAGTGACGGACTGCTGAGAGCCGTGCAGGATCTTTGCCACAGCAGCGGCTGCAGCGCTGAACTGGATCCCACAGCGCTGCCCCTGGCTCCCGGCTGGCCCCCGCAGCTGAACCGGGAGAGCTGGTGCCTCAACGGAGGAGAAGACTTCGAACTCGTGCTCAGCCTGCCGCCGGAGTGGGCCACGCCATGGATTGCCCAGGCGCCGGGCCGGCAACGGATCGGCCGGATCACGTCCAACGCCAACGCAGGCATCCACTGGAGTGATGGCCGAGGCAATGTGTCAGCGAGCGGAGAATTTCAACATTTCCAGGACTGA
- the gap gene encoding type I glyceraldehyde-3-phosphate dehydrogenase encodes MTLRVAINGFGRIGRNFMRCWISRGANTDIEVVGLNDTSDPKTNSHLLTYDTMLGRIQGAEIGYTDDTLIVNGKTIKCYSDRNPLNLPWKEWDIDLVIESTGVFNTDEKASMHLQAGAKKVILTAPGKGDGVGTFVVGVNADQYRHEDFNILSNASCTTNCMAPIVKVIDQEFGIVKGSMTTVHSYTGDQRILDASHRDLRRARAAAMNIVPTTTGAAKAVALVYPAVKGKLDGLALRVPTPNVSLVDMVFNVSKTTTSEEVNAVLKAASEGSAKGIIKYCELPLVSTDHAGTDESTIVDAELTKVMGGDQVKILSWYDNEWGYSQRVVDLAEIVAKNWK; translated from the coding sequence ATGACCCTGCGCGTTGCGATCAATGGATTCGGCCGAATTGGTCGCAACTTCATGCGTTGCTGGATCAGCCGTGGTGCTAACACCGACATCGAAGTGGTGGGTCTGAACGACACGTCGGATCCCAAGACCAATTCTCACCTGCTCACCTACGACACCATGCTGGGTCGGATTCAGGGAGCTGAGATCGGTTATACCGACGACACCCTGATTGTGAATGGCAAAACGATCAAGTGCTATTCCGACCGCAATCCTCTTAACCTTCCCTGGAAGGAGTGGGACATCGATCTTGTGATCGAATCCACCGGTGTCTTCAACACCGATGAGAAGGCCAGCATGCACCTCCAGGCCGGTGCCAAGAAGGTGATCCTCACCGCCCCTGGCAAGGGTGATGGCGTGGGCACCTTCGTGGTGGGTGTGAACGCCGACCAGTATCGCCACGAGGATTTCAACATCCTCTCCAACGCCAGCTGCACCACCAATTGCATGGCGCCGATCGTGAAGGTGATCGACCAGGAGTTCGGCATCGTCAAAGGGTCGATGACGACCGTGCACAGCTACACCGGTGACCAGCGCATCCTCGACGCCAGCCATCGCGACCTGCGTCGTGCCCGTGCTGCAGCCATGAACATCGTTCCCACCACCACCGGCGCCGCCAAGGCCGTGGCGTTGGTCTATCCCGCGGTGAAGGGCAAGCTCGATGGTCTCGCCCTGCGCGTTCCCACCCCCAATGTGTCCCTGGTGGACATGGTGTTCAACGTGAGCAAGACCACCACCTCTGAGGAAGTGAACGCTGTTTTGAAGGCTGCTTCTGAGGGGTCCGCCAAAGGCATCATCAAATACTGCGAGCTTCCCCTGGTGTCCACCGACCATGCCGGCACCGATGAATCCACCATCGTGGATGCTGAACTCACCAAGGTGATGGGCGGTGACCAGGTGAAGATCCTCTCCTGGTACGACAATGAGTGGGGTTACAGCCAACGTGTGGTCGATCTCGCTGAGATTGTGGCCAAGAACTGGAAGTGA
- the accB gene encoding acetyl-CoA carboxylase biotin carboxyl carrier protein — protein MTMQLDHDQLHRLLTALGESDIQEFRLEGDDFRLEVRRNLPSAVVPVAAAASVHPSVAAAAPETAAATPATPPPAVAATRSDLQDVTAPMVGTFYRAPAPGEDPFVEVGTRIGVGQTVCILEAMKLMNELESEVSGEVVEILVDNGTPVEFGQVLMRVKPG, from the coding sequence ATGACCATGCAGCTTGATCACGACCAGCTCCATCGCCTGCTCACGGCGCTTGGTGAGAGCGACATCCAGGAATTCCGTCTGGAAGGGGATGATTTCCGCCTTGAGGTGCGTCGCAACTTGCCCTCGGCCGTGGTGCCTGTTGCCGCTGCCGCATCGGTGCATCCCTCCGTGGCTGCTGCCGCTCCCGAGACCGCCGCAGCAACTCCGGCCACGCCACCGCCGGCGGTGGCGGCAACCCGTTCCGACCTGCAGGACGTGACCGCGCCGATGGTCGGCACCTTCTATCGCGCGCCTGCTCCCGGAGAGGATCCGTTCGTCGAGGTGGGCACGCGTATCGGTGTCGGTCAGACCGTGTGCATTCTCGAGGCGATGAAGCTGATGAATGAGCTCGAGTCGGAGGTCTCCGGTGAGGTGGTGGAGATTTTGGTGGATAACGGCACGCCGGTGGAATTCGGTCAGGTGCTGATGCGGGTCAAGCCCGGCTGA
- the efp gene encoding elongation factor P, with protein MISSNDFRTGTTIELDGAVWRVVEFLHVKPGKGSAFVRTKLKAVQSGSVVEKTFRAGEMLPQAMLEKSTLQHTYMEGEDYVFMDMSSYEETRLTAQQIGDSRKYLKEGMEVNVVSWNGKPLEVELPNSVVLEITQTDPGVKGDTATGGTKPAILETGAQVMVPLFLSIGEKIKVDTRNDTYLGRENG; from the coding sequence ATGATCTCCAGCAACGACTTTCGCACCGGCACCACGATCGAGCTCGACGGTGCCGTCTGGCGCGTTGTCGAATTCCTGCATGTGAAGCCGGGCAAGGGGTCTGCCTTCGTGCGCACGAAGCTGAAGGCGGTGCAGAGCGGCAGCGTTGTGGAGAAAACCTTCCGGGCCGGGGAGATGCTCCCCCAGGCCATGCTCGAAAAGTCCACGCTTCAGCACACCTACATGGAGGGTGAGGATTACGTCTTCATGGACATGTCGTCCTATGAGGAGACCCGTCTCACCGCGCAGCAGATCGGCGACAGCCGCAAATACCTCAAGGAGGGAATGGAGGTGAATGTGGTCTCCTGGAACGGCAAACCCCTGGAGGTGGAGCTGCCCAACTCCGTGGTGCTGGAGATCACTCAGACCGATCCGGGTGTGAAAGGCGACACGGCCACCGGAGGCACCAAGCCCGCCATCCTTGAGACCGGTGCCCAGGTGATGGTGCCCCTGTTCCTGTCCATCGGCGAGAAGATCAAGGTGGACACGCGCAACGACACCTATCTCGGCCGCGAGAACGGATGA
- a CDS encoding peptidylprolyl isomerase, whose translation MALQRLSALLVALISALGLVLAEPAHAGLPQGNAVKDPAAILRDALPFDQPDLRELQHRLEGTSDDLRAKRWSALSRSLSRSQALLATRRRVILEAIPEPEQASAEHLLDTVSDGIHQLQEEVEAQDKADFLQTRRSTLNRIGDLEAMLMQDAIPEIPAEFNALPRLLGRATVTINTTQGAMTAVVDGYNAPLTAGAFIDLASKGFYDGLPFTRAEDFYILQTGDPEGPEIGYIDPSTKQERHVPLEIRVPGEPETLYNQTFEDVGLYKATPTLPFATLGTLGWAHSDQALDDGSSQFFMFLYEAELTPAGLNLVDGRNAAFGYVVDGFDVLEELGVDDRVLSITVTDGADRLQAHA comes from the coding sequence ATGGCACTTCAGCGTCTCTCCGCCCTGCTGGTTGCCCTGATCAGCGCCCTTGGGCTGGTCCTGGCTGAACCGGCCCATGCCGGCTTACCGCAGGGCAACGCCGTCAAAGACCCGGCGGCGATCCTGCGGGATGCCCTGCCCTTCGATCAGCCCGATCTGCGCGAGCTTCAGCATCGTCTGGAGGGAACCAGCGATGACCTGCGCGCCAAGCGCTGGAGTGCCCTGTCCCGATCGCTCAGCCGCAGCCAGGCCCTGCTCGCCACCCGGCGTCGGGTCATCCTCGAGGCCATTCCCGAACCGGAGCAGGCCAGCGCTGAGCACCTGCTCGACACCGTTTCGGACGGCATCCACCAGCTCCAGGAGGAGGTGGAGGCCCAGGACAAAGCCGACTTCCTGCAAACACGCCGCAGCACCCTGAATCGCATCGGCGACCTGGAAGCGATGCTGATGCAGGACGCGATCCCCGAGATCCCCGCCGAATTCAACGCCCTGCCCCGCCTGCTGGGACGGGCCACCGTGACGATCAACACCACCCAGGGAGCGATGACGGCCGTGGTGGATGGCTACAACGCACCTCTGACGGCGGGCGCCTTCATCGATCTCGCCAGCAAAGGCTTCTACGACGGCCTTCCCTTCACACGGGCTGAGGATTTCTACATCCTGCAGACGGGTGATCCGGAAGGTCCGGAGATCGGCTACATCGATCCGAGCACCAAACAGGAACGCCATGTGCCCCTGGAGATCCGGGTGCCCGGCGAGCCTGAAACGCTCTACAACCAGACCTTCGAGGATGTGGGGCTCTACAAAGCGACGCCGACCCTTCCCTTCGCCACCCTGGGCACCCTGGGATGGGCCCACTCCGATCAGGCGCTGGATGACGGATCGTCCCAGTTCTTCATGTTCCTCTATGAGGCCGAGCTCACCCCCGCCGGGCTCAACCTGGTGGATGGACGCAACGCCGCCTTCGGCTACGTGGTGGATGGCTTCGACGTGCTCGAGGAGCTCGGTGTGGACGACCGGGTGCTGAGCATCACCGTGACGGACGGCGCCGATCGGCTGCAGGCCCACGCCTGA